The genomic interval TTATTAGATGTTTTCTATGTGTAGCATAATATTTGTGAAGAATGTTCAGACTGCTATTTTCTGTGTAGCGTGCGTAACGACAATTTGAATATGTTGATCATTTCGCTCAACGAAACGTAACCAACGTGGGAAGAAGAGGCGACACGGCTTTTCTTCAATTTTCCTATTTCAGCTGTCCACTCGATCctccctcctcctcctcttccatTTACTCCTCCCACGAAATTTGGAGCTAGGTGCAGATGTTATAAAAATAGTATTTTGTGGCAGTTCCATGCGTATGAATGGGTTTACGAGTTTCGGTTTCAGGTTTTCGGGCCTGTTTATAAAACCCCACCCCTTCCATATTTTCATGTATTTACGTCCGGAAAAGTGTTTTAGTCATTTGTCTAGCTTCCGTTATTATTTCGTTATGAATGAAAAACCCATTTGGGCCGGGTTTTTTGATCTGCCTaatttacaacatttattttgtattaaattgcTTTTGATGTCAATATGGGTTCGTTAACTTCGCTTACTATTTTCGTCGTGGACAACGTATTTAAACATTTAGTTTTTCTTATCCACCTCATGTTAATGTGAAGTTTACACATAAATACTCATAAAAGACCTGACGTGGGTTTTTCTAATCGCAACTTAAATACATTTGAATGCAAAGAGGAAAAAGCTGTTAAATAGATTTATAGATGACTTTCAAGCTGCGATTGAATTTAtggatttttaaatgtttaccACTATGTTCATCACTATACACCaacattatacatatattaacaatatgttttttatttaaaaagttgtCAGATCCTTACCACGAGTGACCACCATTAACCAGATTTACTCAGAAGTCCTATCAGTTATTTAGTTACAGATTTCGGCTTGATCTGCGGATTAAGTCAAATGGCCGTTTGGTTTTTCGTTTATTGTTCAGAGAGTGTTTACACGcatatggttttttttttgttatagtATACAATAGACACTTAACGATTTTCAAGTAATGTAGTCATTTAGTTAAATGTAATGTAGCAAATTGTTAGGTGTCCTCTTGAGTTGCATTTGCATCATTATTACATAacttgatttctttttttggcgCGCTAAACGTAAAGCTTAAAATTTAATCATGTTTGTTGATTGTTTGCGTAAACAATAAGCCTTAAATGAAATACTTAATAAAAAGATCGCATAAAACAatgtgtgttttcttttgtgtgtgtgggtgtgtgtgtgcttgtgtgtttgAGAGCGTTGGTCGCATTTGGCAGCTTTGTGGGATtaggatcaggagcaggatctcattctcctccagctgcttgTCACGATGCCAACTCCAGCTCAACGGCAGCCAAATTAGGAAACGATAAacaaactggaaaaaaaagaaaacaattgatTAGCATTGGGGatctgaaaaaatattaagggCTATATTCTAAGCCATCTGCCATATTTTTGAGGTAGTCTCTGTTCTCATGCTATTACTTTTTCTTTAACAATTTAGATAAACATTATCGGTTGTAAGTTCGCAGCGTTACAGACATGtatagaaaagaaaaacacccATGCAAATCTTGCGAGTGACTAAGATCACAAATGCTTTGCGGAATGACACATACGACGTCACATGCTTTATAGATAAcgtttttgaaaacacaacaTTGGACTttgttatttgtataaaatggtttttgtgttttacaTTTTATCATACTTACTTTTTTCTCAACTCATCGAACGCAACTTGGGCCCGCCTGCGGATGGGTTACCCTGGCGTCCAGCTTACGTCCCTTGTCTACTTGTTGTTAATAGATAGCCGCTCAACGCTGGCGAGCAGCTCGTCGGCGGTCTGGGAAACGACCTGTTCTTGGTCGTCGCTGGTGCTTAGGTTCTGCAGTCGCTTCTCCAGCGCCGAGAGATCCTCCAGCTCGCGCTGCTGCTTCACCATGTAGCGCAAGATGAGCGTGGTCAGCATGCACATGTCCTCGAGGATTTTGGCCGTCTCCGGCGTGGGGTGATCATACCGATTGCGTAGCAATCTTAGCTTGGCCTCAGCCAGCTCCAGCGGTGACTTGTTGCTGCGGTCGTACATGTGGACACTGGCGCCACCCTGCAGCAGCACACCGACCACAACATTGAAGTTATTGGAGCTGGCCGATATCACAGCCAGATGGAGTGGGGTGTTCCCCAGCGAGTCGACTACATTTGGGTTGGCTCCGTACTTCAGAAGCTGCTGGACAATGGGTATGTAGCCACGGCAGGCGGCCAGATGCAGGGGACTACGATTGTACTCGTCGGCGGCATTCGGATTGGCCCCACCCTCGAGAATACGGTTGAGCAGCTCGATGTTGCAGGTGGAGGCGGCGGTGCGCAGTTTGCGGCCATTTGACTGGACGATTATGTTGTTGTAGCTGTAGGAGTGCTTAAGGCGCTGCATTCGCGGACGCATCTTGAAGCTTTTGCTGCCCGAGGGTAAGGTGCTCGGATGAATCAGGCTGGGCAGATACTCGGCGTTGGGGGCATTAGGATTCAGCGGCAGGGGCGGCAGATGCGGCAGGGCAAAGTGCTCGCCCCGATCTCTGCTCAGCTGGAATGATGCATTCGTGCTGGGGTTTGAACTCATGTTCAGGTTAAGGTTCAGGTTGAGGTTGATGTTCATATGGGGCCACTCGCCGTGTGTGTTGGGCGAcgaagtgggcgtgggcggcATTGCCGGCGGTGGCGGCGTTATCATGATCCCCTTGGAGGCGCTGGTGGGCATGGGCATCGGCGTCGATTTGGCCAGTACCATGGCCATCGACATGGGCGATGGCGGCATCGAcatctccacctcctccttgGCCGCCTCCACGCCGGAGGAATCGCTGTTGGTGGCCGCAGCCATTGCTCGCACTTAATCGGATTGCGTCCCCCGTTGCCCGCGATGCTGTGCGTCTGTGTTTCTGGTTCCAGTGTTCGGGCCAGCGGCGAAAAACTCTTCCCAGGCACGCGCTGCTTATTTTCCTGTCtgtattgtttgtttatttttgcttcttttcCTGCCCACTTTGGTCACTCTGACCACCCGTTATTGGTGTGACCCTGCCGTCCCTGAGTGTATTTATCCTAATCTGCAAATGTTTACCTTCGTCTATTACTTCTGTAGTCATCATTTTGAAACACTTTGACTCACTTGTTTTCGGATTTTTAGAAGTTGGGGCGAAGAGCAAAAATTCTTGGGTCGTCTgtattgtttgtatttgttttggcatatcgatatGTGTAGTGTGCTAGATATCGATTGGCAGGCCGGAAATTCTTGCGAGGACACTATCGCGAATAGTCAGCCCTGGTAGACAacgtttttaaatatataaatatttttaatttaaataaattatttagcatgttttatatttatagttttatttttaataagaaacatataaatattgcCAGCAGCACTTATAATTTCAGAGTTCTTAACGTAAACCATTTCTAGCCCCAATTAATTGATTAACCTTCAACCGCAGCTTCTATTTTAATaggaattaattaaaaactggtttaaacacttaaaaagttttattcAAAATTCGTGCTCGACGTACTACATACACATATTCATTTTCTAACAAAGCGGCACGGAATGTTAGTTATCCATTATTAAAAGATTCAATTCTGAAATTAACTGGAAGGTTACATACAATACATCGATGGCcgattaaaataaacaaaataaaatattttcgaaattaaTATGATGATATGGTACCTTCTTAAGTCCAATAACACAATATACAAAGCGTATTTCGTTTGGTAATCCTGGAGATAAAGCCTCGGAAGTGGGAAAATCAGGGATAATCGGGAAAATCGGGGTTAGGAAATATCTGTTTTGAAGCCAGGTGGTGGGAGGATTTCGGTGTTATTGAGAGTGGAAGTCCCAGCGGGTGAGCTGATTTAGACCGCAGAAAAGGTGCTTAATAAAAACGAAGAAGGTGAAACGAGTCTAAAGTACACAGACATGAATCGAAAGGATCCCTCGAGAAAGGGATCTCTACAGCAACTGCGGTCTAAATCCGTCTTGCATGCTATTTTAGGAAGTTGATCATCTCGATGATCTTATTCCGATTGGCGTGCATATACGCTTTAGTGTGCCACAGCATGTTGATTAGTTTTTGGTCGTCCTTTTCGTCCATGGCGATGTCCTCGCTCAGCTGAGGATTGAACCTGAAGTACGGTATGCCAATGGTGCTGCACCAGGCGCGAGCTCTGTCCACCACTCTTCCATCGGAGCAGGTGGCCTGGTCCACCAGCAGATTGCCTAGCAAGCATACGAATTTGAGTAAAAgagcacacacaaaatatatagattAGGTGCCTCACCAATGGTGGAGATTCCGTAGGCCAGCTTGGCCGTGTCCCATATGCTCTCCGGTCGGAAGACATCAATGTCCTTAAGTTCAGTCACCGGAATATGTCCCGTGCCCAGCGACATCACCACGGATACTGGAATGGCCTCTGCTTCGCGTCCAGCACTGCGCAAGGCCATATTGTACTCGTGAATCTCGGTCATGGCGTCCAGTGTCGGGTTGTTGGCAATCAAGCCGCCGTCCAGAAAGCGACCAAAGGCGCGGAAATAGGAGGGCGCAGCGCCGGTAGCCCGAGCAGCACGCCAAACCAATTGTTCCtgtggcggcggtggaggaATTCTTCGGTTGTCTAAAAGCATACAATAATTAGAGAACTTTTTCGATCAGTGTGGTTATCTCACTTACTTATGGAAGTCACAATGCCCAAAATGTCACTGGCACTCGTATAGTTGCGGAATAGATGTAGATCGACCGGCTTGCGATCCGCCATCACTCCGGTGACCATGATCTTCGGGTGCTTTATATCCGTCATGACGTTAAACTCGCCCAGATTGTCCTTCAAAATGGACTCGAAGAACTCGCTGTTGTAGGGCCGTGAGCCCACAAAACACTGCTCCTTCATGCGCAAGTAGAGCCCCATGCACTGACGCATCGTCTTGCCGCAACCCAGTGCCAAAGCGAGTATGCCTCCAGTACTGGTGCCGGCAATCCAGTCAAACATGTGGATAATAGGAGTACGCGACAGCTTTTCTATTTCGAGTAGCATCTGTACGAGGACCAGACCTCGAATGCCACCACCATCCAGGCAGAGCAGCCGTCCGCGTCCGTAGGGTTTATCGCCAATTTCAGCGGCAATCGGCGAGGTGGGTGAAGGGAGCTGCTCCGGACTGGAGACAGCTGATTTTGCCGAGCCACTCGCCAAACTATCCGAAGAGTTGTCCTTTTTCATCTCGTCCGCATTCACTTTGGTCGTAAACATGCCAAGCAAGGCATCCATTATACTCTGGCCTTTTAATTCTTTCTCAGTATCGACCACGACTGGTTTtctagaaaaataaattactattttagaaataagaaatttaagatttaaataatttcatactgtgccggctgctgctgcttttccaGTATTCCATTGGCCGCTGCGTTCAGAAAACCACCCATCATTTGTCGACTGGTGGTGGCCAGCATGTTTTCTATATGCTCGCGCTGTTCCACGGATTCCGGTGCCTCTGGCGGTATGCCGTTGTAGGTGCCTTTGGCATTGCATCCTGGTGGGCACTTTGAGCCAGTATCCTTGCAGCGCTTGGCCCCCACAGAGTGCAGGATGTAGAGGATTTCATCTTCCTTATTGCCACTAGCATCATTGCCAACCATGTGACGGGGGGTCTTGCCATCCTTGTTCTTCAGATTGATGTCACACCCAAAGACCACGAGACACTGCACTATCGGCACTAGTTTCTTTTCAATGGCAATGTGCAAAGCTGCATTTCCGTCCTTGTCCAGCACATCGATCTCCGCATCGTGGGCCAGTAGGGTGACAACGCACTCAAAGCGATTCCGGGCCACCATCACATGCAGAGCTGTTCGTCCATCAAAGTTCGTGGCGTTGACATCACAACCCTCCATGATGAGGGCATGCAGGGTTTCACGGGATGAACACCAGTGCAGAGGAGTGCCGCCATATTTCATGTCTTGTGTGTACAGCTTGCTAACATTGGTGCGCAGAAACGAGGACACTGTGGTGGGTGCGGATGTCTTGTACACTTTGCGGATGTCCTTGGCATTGAGATTGACATTGGCCCCAGCCAGCAGCAGTGCCTTCACATTCTCTGGCTTGTCGGCGAGGCAAGCGACATGAAGAGGTGTGTAACCATCGGAGTTTAGATGATTTAGATTTACCGTGCTTTTATCCGTGATAAGCTGggaaaataaagttataaatgTGTTTAACCCATATACGGATTGCTTGCTTACATTGATTATCTCtttggtggtgctggcggcgTAGTGAAACACCGAGTTGCTATTAATATCCAAGTGTTCCAGCTTGCTCAACGGCAGCAGAGTCTTCACCATCTCGATGTGACCCTGTTTGATGGCCAACTGGAAAGGTGACATTAGGGTGGTGGCATCTGCTTGGTCCACGCACTGGAGCATCTTTGGATTGCTTATGTAGTCCACCAGATTGAAGTAGGCAATCAAATGGGACAGCGTCCAGGAGGGATTATCCGCCAAGGCGTCGCAGGCCTTCTGCAGTCCATTTACATTATAGTACTGAAAGATAAAGAGTTAAAAGACAGCCGCAATGCTTTATAATCCTCTCTAGAACCTCTTTGACAATGCTGACGAAGACGGGCAGCCTTTGCAGGAAGGCATTGAAGCGTTCCTCGGCTTCCTGCTGCACCGGCGAACGGTACAGACTGAAGGATGTGGTATTGGAGTCCGAGGTGGGTCGCTGCAAAATGATCTCATAGACGGCTCGCTTGTCATTGCTGTTGAAGGGCGGTGCAAAGAGGACCATGGCGTCATCGCGGGCCAGGACTTGAAGTGTTCCCAGCGATTCGCTCTTGATCTCCAAGACCTTATTGGCCGGCTGATCGCCACCCAGCAGGCGCTGTAGAACTGTAGTTGTAAAATATAGAAAGGCATTGTCATTAGATAAGGCAACAGCGTTGGTCATAAGACACATTAACACACTCTCAACTAGTCTACTGAAAGGCATAACGACATGAACATGAACAGGAAGAGCGGTAGTGATTGAAAGGGGGGAAGTACCGAAACCGGAGGCAAGGGCTCCAAAGCCAATCCACGCCATGACTCAGGGGTGTGGAAtttgctgctgcggatgctgAATGTGTACTTTGAACTTGGCCAATCAGAACGGATGAGCTGGCTAATGTGGATGCGGTGAACCTGACAAAAAATAATGGCCAGTTTGTTAGTTACACGGGTGTGGGTGAGGATGAGCGAGTGGTTCGATGGGCTGCCAAGAAATCAATAGTACACATCAGTGGCCAATGGGAAGGTAACAGATCATCCGATAGCGCGGCATTGCAGTAATGCGGCCCCATTTTCCGTGCTTTCCCACTTTCCTGCTGCCCACCGTAATCAATAGTGACTGTCATAAATGGGTTACTGTTCTGTGGGTCAGTTACTAAAAATATGGCGTGATAAATGGATGCGTAATTTGGCAAACGCCATATGTCCACACACAGTTTGTGGTTATTTTGATAGGTAACAGTATTAGCTAACCATTGAACATTTTACTGCTCTGATTTTAGGTTTCCTTATCGCACAATTCCAGTATTATACACTTTTGAATTCCAGCTATCGAAAATAACAACTGAGCTGTATTTTTTGCAGCTTTATTAGCGATGTCACCGTTTGTCAGTGATGGTAGCGTACTGAACGATGTGTCGTGCCTATTTAACCAGGTTCACAACCGTTCTAGTTCCggtttttaaaatagttttggCTATGTAGACAGTTAACAATTTAAACTGCATACTTGTAAGACTGTATTTCCTCAAAGAAAGCCTGTAGTCGAAATCCAATTGGAAATATTCAACGAATctatataaacaataaatataagtTGTTGTAACGGTAGTCTGCTCTTTGATTTTCATGGTCATACTTAAGTGCTGTTAGCTTAGCGAGTTGCATTGCCACATTTTGCACTTACTGAAAAACAATCGATATACATAAGTCTAAGACATCGATACCTGCGCATCACTTACATCACGGCCACACTGCACATCGTTCGCCATTGCTAGATAAAAATTGTTTCAAGCGAAAAAGGTCGCTGATAGAAAAGGTAGAAAATCAGAAATTGAACGTGCAGTTAAAGCTGAAAGACAGACACAAAAGTAGCGCTCACTTTTACCCATCCGTGCACGGTGTTAGAACAGAGGTAAGTGACGTAAATCAAGATGTAGtaaaaccgcaaaaaaaatatgctCGGGCCggcagaaaatcgattttttcccCAAAGCGAGCGACGCCACCGGCGGCGGAAAGATAATCcctgaaaaaaaatttaagggGTGCTGCGCTGAACGGTctgtttggcttttttttttgcgaacatacatatatattccaCCATGCGGATCGAATCGTGTATTCTTTTCATTGCAATCTTACAATATTTCCTTGTGCTTTAAACAGGAACAAATTGTGAATAGAGATGCGCGGACGCGGAGGATTCATTCCACGTGGTGGGGGCACCACTCGCGGTGGCTACTACAACAATCGCAACTCCAGCAATTACGTTAATACTCGCACCCAGGGCAACTACCGACCCAATAATGGGCGGTATGAGAATAACtatcacaacaacaacaaccgctacaacaacaaccacaataaCAGCGGCGGCGGAGGGGGCAACAGCCACTACGACAACCGGAGTCGGGACAAGTTCACCCACCACAACTCGAGCAGCGGACGCTACGAGTCCAGTTCCTCGAGCCACAAGCGCAGCTACGTAAGTAACCTAACTAACATATAAGAAACCATCATGTGCATCAGTCAATAACTACTACAAAAGCTTTGAAATAGATTTTAGTCTGCATTCTACCGAACTTGATGCGGATAAATATGATAGGAAATTGAATCTATACTGGTTAGGCCATTACTTTTGCTTTTCTAAATTGTGTATCTTATCCCGAAAAAAGAGCTGTAAGTTTTCTGCAATGATGATCAGTTAGCCTCTTTTATCTCCCAAAGAAGATAAGAAACTAAGTAGCGTCGTGATATAGAAAGATATTTGGCAGACTATCTATGAGCAAATACACTGAAAATCGACTAAAGGCAAAGGGCAATGCATGCGAGCAATCAGAGATAAGAACATTTTACAATCCATTCTTGTAATTGATAATAACGATTGGTCATGCTGGGAAACGGAAGTTTCTAGGcttcaaattaaatgctctTTAAAATCACTTGCAAATGATAAgtaat from Drosophila yakuba strain Tai18E2 chromosome 3L, Prin_Dyak_Tai18E2_2.1, whole genome shotgun sequence carries:
- the LOC6533547 gene encoding BRCA1-associated RING domain protein 1; this encodes MAAATNSDSSGVEAAKEEVEMSMPPSPMSMAMVLAKSTPMPMPTSASKGIMITPPPPAMPPTPTSSPNTHGEWPHMNINLNLNLNLNMSSNPSTNASFQLSRDRGEHFALPHLPPLPLNPNAPNAEYLPSLIHPSTLPSGSKSFKMRPRMQRLKHSYSYNNIIVQSNGRKLRTAASTCNIELLNRILEGGANPNAADEYNRSPLHLAACRGYIPIVQQLLKYGANPNVVDSLGNTPLHLAVISASSNNFNVVVGVLLQGGASVHMYDRSNKSPLELAEAKLRLLRNRYDHPTPETAKILEDMCMLTTLILRYMVKQQRELEDLSALEKRLQNLSTSDDQEQVVSQTADELLASVERLSINNK
- the LOC6533548 gene encoding 85/88 kDa calcium-independent phospholipase A2 isoform X1 → MAWIGFGALASGFVLQRLLGGDQPANKVLEIKSESLGTLQVLARDDAMVLFAPPFNSNDKRAVYEIILQRPTSDSNTTSFSLYRSPVQQEAEERFNAFLQRLPVFVSIVKEYYNVNGLQKACDALADNPSWTLSHLIAYFNLVDYISNPKMLQCVDQADATTLMSPFQLAIKQGHIEMVKTLLPLSKLEHLDINSNSVFHYAASTTKEIINLITDKSTVNLNHLNSDGYTPLHVACLADKPENVKALLLAGANVNLNAKDIRKVYKTSAPTTVSSFLRTNVSKLYTQDMKYGGTPLHWCSSRETLHALIMEGCDVNATNFDGRTALHVMVARNRFECVVTLLAHDAEIDVLDKDGNAALHIAIEKKLVPIVQCLVVFGCDINLKNKDGKTPRHMVGNDASGNKEDEILYILHSVGAKRCKDTGSKCPPGCNAKGTYNGIPPEAPESVEQREHIENMLATTSRQMMGGFLNAAANGILEKQQQPAQKPVVVDTEKELKGQSIMDALLGMFTTKVNADEMKKDNSSDSLASGSAKSAVSSPEQLPSPTSPIAAEIGDKPYGRGRLLCLDGGGIRGLVLVQMLLEIEKLSRTPIIHMFDWIAGTSTGGILALALGCGKTMRQCMGLYLRMKEQCFVGSRPYNSEFFESILKDNLGEFNVMTDIKHPKIMVTGVMADRKPVDLHLFRNYTSASDILGIVTSINNRRIPPPPPQEQLVWRAARATGAAPSYFRAFGRFLDGGLIANNPTLDAMTEIHEYNMALRSAGREAEAIPVSVVMSLGTGHIPVTELKDIDVFRPESIWDTAKLAYGISTIGNLLVDQATCSDGRVVDRARAWCSTIGIPYFRFNPQLSEDIAMDEKDDQKLINMLWHTKAYMHANRNKIIEMINFLK
- the LOC6533548 gene encoding 85/88 kDa calcium-independent phospholipase A2 isoform X2; this translates as MFNVLQRLLGGDQPANKVLEIKSESLGTLQVLARDDAMVLFAPPFNSNDKRAVYEIILQRPTSDSNTTSFSLYRSPVQQEAEERFNAFLQRLPVFVSIVKEYYNVNGLQKACDALADNPSWTLSHLIAYFNLVDYISNPKMLQCVDQADATTLMSPFQLAIKQGHIEMVKTLLPLSKLEHLDINSNSVFHYAASTTKEIINLITDKSTVNLNHLNSDGYTPLHVACLADKPENVKALLLAGANVNLNAKDIRKVYKTSAPTTVSSFLRTNVSKLYTQDMKYGGTPLHWCSSRETLHALIMEGCDVNATNFDGRTALHVMVARNRFECVVTLLAHDAEIDVLDKDGNAALHIAIEKKLVPIVQCLVVFGCDINLKNKDGKTPRHMVGNDASGNKEDEILYILHSVGAKRCKDTGSKCPPGCNAKGTYNGIPPEAPESVEQREHIENMLATTSRQMMGGFLNAAANGILEKQQQPAQKPVVVDTEKELKGQSIMDALLGMFTTKVNADEMKKDNSSDSLASGSAKSAVSSPEQLPSPTSPIAAEIGDKPYGRGRLLCLDGGGIRGLVLVQMLLEIEKLSRTPIIHMFDWIAGTSTGGILALALGCGKTMRQCMGLYLRMKEQCFVGSRPYNSEFFESILKDNLGEFNVMTDIKHPKIMVTGVMADRKPVDLHLFRNYTSASDILGIVTSINNRRIPPPPPQEQLVWRAARATGAAPSYFRAFGRFLDGGLIANNPTLDAMTEIHEYNMALRSAGREAEAIPVSVVMSLGTGHIPVTELKDIDVFRPESIWDTAKLAYGISTIGNLLVDQATCSDGRVVDRARAWCSTIGIPYFRFNPQLSEDIAMDEKDDQKLINMLWHTKAYMHANRNKIIEMINFLK